From a region of the uncultured Desulfatiglans sp. genome:
- a CDS encoding putative C4-dicarboxylate transporter, large subunit (Evidence 3 : Putative function from multiple computational evidences) yields the protein MTVLILLLVGLLLMGLPLFAGILAAAMLGFHAGQVPLTVIAVEIDRLANAPVLLAIPLFTFTGYLLAQGGTSARFVRLSQSLLGWLPGGLGIVALVTCALFTALTGATGITIVALGGLLLPMFLRERYPERFSLGLLTISGSVGIHFPPSLPVILYGFVAGVQIEKLFLAGLLPGLLLLAVPCAYALWTGRRSGGIPRAFSFAECLAALRGAAWELPLPFLILFGIYSGLSTATEAAALTVVYVLAVKVLVFRELDPRKELPRIMVESMQMVGAIMIVLAAALAFTSYMVDAFIPARVLEFLQGTIQTRLGFLIVLNLFLIAVGCLMDIFSAILVIVPLVAPLAARFGIDPFHLGVVFLANLAIGYNTPPVGLNLFIASARFKRPVIEVYRAALPWLILLLLVLLVITYWPALSLFLLGKSA from the coding sequence TTGACCGTCTTGATCCTCCTCCTCGTCGGCCTTCTCTTGATGGGGCTGCCTCTTTTTGCCGGGATCCTCGCGGCGGCGATGCTCGGGTTCCACGCGGGACAAGTCCCTCTCACCGTGATCGCAGTCGAGATCGACCGCCTTGCAAACGCTCCGGTCCTGCTCGCCATCCCCCTGTTCACCTTTACGGGTTACCTGCTCGCACAGGGAGGGACATCCGCCCGTTTTGTCCGTCTTTCGCAGAGTCTTCTCGGGTGGCTTCCCGGCGGTCTGGGGATCGTGGCGCTCGTCACCTGCGCACTCTTTACGGCGCTGACAGGGGCGACCGGGATCACCATCGTCGCCCTCGGCGGGCTTCTTCTGCCGATGTTTTTGCGGGAGCGGTACCCCGAGCGCTTCTCCCTCGGACTGCTCACCATCTCAGGGAGCGTAGGGATCCACTTTCCCCCGAGCCTCCCGGTCATCCTCTACGGGTTCGTGGCAGGCGTGCAGATAGAAAAGCTCTTTCTGGCAGGCCTTTTGCCCGGGCTTCTCCTCCTTGCCGTCCCATGCGCCTATGCCCTCTGGACTGGAAGGCGCTCCGGAGGCATACCCCGGGCCTTTTCCTTTGCCGAATGCCTTGCGGCCCTTCGAGGCGCCGCCTGGGAACTGCCCCTCCCCTTTCTGATCCTCTTCGGGATCTACAGCGGCCTCAGCACGGCAACGGAGGCGGCGGCCCTGACCGTAGTCTATGTCCTTGCCGTCAAAGTCCTGGTTTTCCGAGAGCTCGATCCCCGCAAAGAGCTGCCGCGCATCATGGTCGAAAGCATGCAGATGGTCGGCGCGATCATGATCGTGCTCGCAGCGGCGCTCGCCTTTACCAGTTACATGGTCGACGCCTTTATCCCGGCCAGGGTCCTGGAATTCCTCCAAGGCACGATCCAGACCCGGCTGGGGTTTCTCATCGTCTTGAATCTGTTCCTGATCGCGGTCGGCTGCCTGATGGACATCTTCAGCGCCATCCTGGTCATCGTGCCTCTGGTTGCACCCCTTGCCGCGCGCTTCGGGATCGATCCCTTTCACCTCGGCGTTGTCTTCCTGGCCAATCTCGCGATCGGCTACAACACGCCCCCTGTGGGGCTGAATCTCTTCATCGCGAGCGCCCGCTTCAAACGGCCGGTGATCGAGGTTTACCGCGCCGCCCTGCCGTGGCTGATCCTTCTCCTCCTGGTGCTGCTCGTCATCACTTACTGGCCCGCGCTGAGCCTCTTTCTCCTTGGAAAGTCGGCATGA
- a CDS encoding putative Tripartite ATP-independent periplasmic transporter, DctQ component (Evidence 3 : Putative function from multiple computational evidences): MLGRISGALTVVENLILVVSLGAMVLFTFSTVVLRGLYTHAGSEWASRMMGHLEWSEPTVRLLVLWVTFIGASAATRMDSHIRIDLASVLLPGRLMGVREVLLGVAAAIVCGIMSMVSLDYIRLDMQIGRPFLGGIPSWTTRIVLPAGFALIGLRSLLRAVERILGKAGGPPP, encoded by the coding sequence CCTGACCGTGGTCGAAAACCTCATCCTGGTCGTCTCCTTGGGCGCAATGGTGCTCTTCACCTTCTCCACGGTGGTGCTGCGCGGACTGTACACCCATGCAGGCAGCGAGTGGGCCAGCCGCATGATGGGGCATCTCGAGTGGTCCGAGCCCACTGTGCGTCTTCTGGTGTTGTGGGTGACGTTTATCGGGGCCTCTGCCGCCACCCGCATGGACTCGCATATCCGCATCGACCTAGCCTCGGTCCTCCTTCCCGGAAGACTCATGGGTGTCCGCGAAGTGCTGCTCGGGGTGGCGGCGGCCATCGTGTGCGGCATCATGAGTATGGTGAGCCTCGATTACATCCGTCTTGACATGCAGATCGGAAGGCCTTTCCTGGGAGGGATCCCTTCCTGGACGACCCGGATTGTCCTGCCGGCCGGGTTCGCACTGATCGGTCTGCGCTCTCTCCTCCGGGCGGTTGAAAGGATACTCGGAAAAGCAGGGGGACCGCCGCCTTGA